The Pseudosulfitobacter pseudonitzschiae genome includes a region encoding these proteins:
- the trkA gene encoding Trk system potassium transporter TrkA, with protein sequence MKVIICGAGQVGWQIARHLSNERNDVTVVDSDPDLVRRATDTLDVQGVAGYASYPNILDRAGARDADMIIAATHSDEVNMVTCQVAHSVFGINRKIARLRSQSYLDAIYSDLYRRDHMPIDVVISPEREVAAAALQRLHTTAAFDTERFMDGKAHLLGITIEEECPVVNTPLRQLTDLFSTLRAVVVGVRRDGTLFTPEAKDQLFVGDDCYVFAHVDDVPRTMEIFGKKLAKQERIILVGGGNVGLAVAAELEKRTHRVRTKIIEKNRKCAERAAEALERTIVLNGDGLDVALLTEAGVSRADAMLAVTDDDKTNMLAAVRAKTEGCPYAIALINDPTLVPMMGPLGIDAYINPRATTVSSILRHIRHGRVRSVYSIGDAEAEVIEAEVLSTSPLAGRKIGEIEFPEGVLVGAVRKGGEVIRPVSSTRIDEGDVIAIFSLAKDVPEVERLMQVSIDFF encoded by the coding sequence ATGAAGGTCATCATTTGCGGCGCGGGTCAGGTTGGCTGGCAGATCGCACGACACCTCTCGAATGAACGCAACGATGTTACCGTGGTCGACAGCGACCCCGATCTGGTGCGCCGTGCCACCGACACGCTGGATGTTCAGGGGGTTGCGGGCTATGCCAGCTATCCCAATATCCTTGACCGCGCCGGTGCGCGTGACGCCGACATGATCATCGCCGCCACCCATTCGGACGAGGTCAACATGGTCACCTGTCAGGTGGCCCATTCGGTCTTTGGCATCAATCGCAAGATCGCGCGGCTGCGGTCGCAGTCTTATCTGGATGCGATCTATTCCGACCTCTACCGCCGCGATCACATGCCGATCGACGTGGTGATCAGCCCCGAACGCGAGGTCGCCGCAGCGGCGTTGCAACGTCTGCACACCACGGCGGCCTTTGACACCGAACGCTTCATGGACGGCAAGGCGCATCTTCTGGGCATCACCATCGAGGAAGAATGCCCGGTGGTGAACACGCCTTTGCGCCAGTTGACCGATCTGTTCTCGACCCTGCGCGCAGTCGTGGTGGGGGTGCGCCGCGATGGCACATTGTTTACCCCCGAGGCCAAGGACCAGCTTTTTGTCGGTGACGATTGCTATGTCTTTGCCCATGTGGACGACGTGCCCCGCACGATGGAGATTTTTGGCAAGAAGCTGGCCAAGCAGGAGCGCATCATTCTTGTGGGCGGTGGCAATGTCGGTCTTGCCGTAGCCGCGGAACTGGAAAAGCGCACCCACCGTGTGCGCACCAAGATCATCGAGAAAAATCGCAAATGTGCCGAACGCGCGGCTGAAGCACTTGAGCGGACGATCGTGCTGAATGGCGATGGTCTGGATGTCGCCCTGCTGACCGAGGCAGGCGTGTCGCGTGCCGATGCGATGCTGGCCGTAACGGACGACGATAAAACCAACATGCTGGCAGCCGTGCGCGCCAAAACCGAAGGCTGCCCCTATGCCATCGCGCTGATCAACGACCCTACGCTGGTGCCGATGATGGGCCCCTTGGGGATCGACGCCTATATCAACCCGCGTGCAACCACGGTGTCATCCATCCTGCGCCACATCCGCCACGGGCGTGTGCGCTCGGTCTATTCCATCGGTGACGCCGAAGCCGAGGTGATCGAGGCAGAGGTGCTGTCGACCTCGCCGCTGGCAGGGCGCAAGATCGGCGAGATCGAATTTCCAGAAGGTGTGCTGGTGGGGGCCGTGCGCAAAGGCGGTGAAGTGATCCGGCCGGTGTCGTCCACCCGCATCGACGAAGGCGACGTGATTGCGATTTTCAGCCTGGCCAAGGATGTCCCCGAGGTCGAGCGGCTGATGCAAGTGTCCATCGACTTTTTCTGA